Proteins encoded together in one Paracidovorax wautersii window:
- a CDS encoding zinc-ribbon and DUF3426 domain-containing protein has product MSQITRCPSCGTTFKVVADQLRISDGWVRCGQCKDVFDAAAHLVVIETAQLLPEMRFDGLRTGSAEGSATPPAAPVRVWGSARTPSSAPPAPFSSAPPSPVVPVERDGAPVGWSDAEPGARGRPDPSLPGVMAQTNTTGRPSVEVPPFLATSTSAGVGGAQGWSLEPQSPYGWTTRAPAVPHTDVAPELSHGSSAMSSGASPGSATSATPEPAGYELPFAQLRDSEWPEDLELEVPVQTPEVERPLPVLSDVPPPELPGPEAGIRPGLLIAPSADSAAQANDDSEQEGDSLPAALGAAAASPRLPLPQRGPHAAEEAVSHLGDDDGPEAPGADEPSFVRTARRQAFWSSPTTRGVLALCVLVLAALLLSQVAVRERDALAARHPGLRGTLEVLCGPWQCSLAPPRRIADVVIDSSSFTRGRTDTYLLSMTIKNNNADTAVAMPAVELTLTDAQDQPLLRKVLQAGEIAAPRELSARGEWSGAFSLNVADVGSRVAGYRLLAFYP; this is encoded by the coding sequence ATGAGCCAGATCACACGCTGCCCCTCCTGCGGCACGACCTTCAAGGTCGTGGCCGACCAGTTGCGGATCTCCGATGGATGGGTGCGCTGTGGTCAATGCAAGGACGTCTTCGACGCGGCCGCTCATCTGGTCGTGATCGAGACGGCGCAGCTCCTTCCGGAGATGCGATTCGACGGGCTGCGCACCGGCTCTGCTGAAGGCAGCGCCACCCCGCCTGCGGCGCCCGTCCGGGTGTGGGGCAGCGCACGGACGCCGTCGTCGGCCCCGCCAGCACCCTTCAGCTCTGCCCCCCCGTCGCCGGTCGTGCCTGTCGAAAGGGACGGGGCGCCCGTGGGATGGTCTGATGCAGAGCCTGGCGCACGGGGCCGCCCGGACCCAAGCCTTCCCGGTGTCATGGCGCAAACGAACACGACCGGTCGTCCGTCCGTCGAGGTGCCCCCTTTTCTGGCGACGAGCACCTCTGCGGGAGTGGGCGGCGCCCAGGGGTGGTCGCTGGAACCCCAGTCGCCCTATGGCTGGACGACACGCGCGCCTGCGGTGCCGCACACGGATGTAGCGCCTGAGCTTTCGCACGGCAGCAGTGCCATGTCTTCTGGCGCCTCGCCGGGATCCGCTACCTCCGCTACGCCGGAGCCGGCTGGCTATGAGCTGCCTTTTGCGCAACTGCGCGATTCGGAATGGCCGGAGGACCTGGAACTGGAGGTGCCGGTACAGACGCCGGAGGTCGAGCGGCCGCTGCCGGTGTTGTCCGATGTGCCGCCGCCGGAGCTGCCGGGCCCTGAAGCCGGAATCCGTCCCGGACTCTTGATTGCTCCGAGCGCCGACTCTGCTGCGCAAGCGAACGACGACTCGGAACAGGAAGGTGATTCCCTTCCCGCGGCTCTCGGTGCCGCCGCGGCATCCCCCCGCTTGCCCCTGCCACAGCGGGGTCCGCATGCGGCCGAAGAGGCGGTCTCCCACCTGGGCGACGACGATGGCCCGGAGGCGCCCGGCGCGGATGAACCCAGTTTTGTGCGGACCGCACGCCGCCAGGCGTTCTGGAGCAGCCCCACCACGCGGGGCGTGCTGGCCCTGTGCGTGCTGGTGCTGGCAGCATTGCTGCTCTCACAGGTCGCGGTGCGCGAGCGCGACGCGCTTGCTGCGCGCCATCCTGGCCTGCGCGGCACGCTGGAGGTGCTTTGCGGGCCGTGGCAATGCAGCCTGGCGCCGCCGCGACGCATCGCGGACGTAGTGATCGACAGCTCTTCGTTCACCCGCGGGCGCACGGACACCTATCTGCTGTCGATGACCATCAAGAACAACAACGCCGACACAGCCGTCGCCATGCCCGCCGTCGAACTGACGCTGACGGACGCGCAAGACCAGCCCCTGCTGCGCAAGGTGCTGCAGGCGGGCGAGATCGCCGCACCGCGCGAGTTGTCAGCCCGGGGCGAGTGGTCCGGTGCGTTTTCGCTCAACGTGGCAGACGTCGGCAGCCGCGTGGCGGGCTATCGCCTGCTGGCGTTCTATCCGTGA
- a CDS encoding ribonucleoside-diphosphate reductase subunit alpha: MQAAPHLSSADAAQRPVQPASPAEAADSAETLTHYQIIRRNGAVVPFEPQKIAVALMKAFLAVHGTQGAASASVRETVDALTQGVVRALMRSRPNGGTFHIEDVQDHVELGLMRGEHHEVARAYVLYRERRTQERTHHQEQLAPATPALHVIDNGQRVQLDILRLHGLIESACSNLGADIKAGPIVTETMRNLYDGVPMDEVYKASILAARTLIEKDPDYTYATARLLLHTIVREVLGRDVVPADMSAAYAAYFPEFIQKGVDNELLDPRLLQMYDLHKLGAALKAERDQQFDYLGLQTLYDRYFLHVRKTRIELPQAFFMRVAMGLALNEVDREARAIEFYEVLSSFDFMSSTPTLFNSGTLRSQLSSCYLTTVPDDLDGIYESIKENALLSKFAGGLGNDWTRVRALGSHIKGTNGESQGVVPFLKVVNDTAVAVNQGGKRKGAVCTYLETWHLDIEEFLELRKNTGDDRRRTHDMNTANWIPDLFMRRVMEKGTWTLFSPSNVPDLHDLFGADFEKAYVAYEEKAARGEIKPSRTIQATDLWRKILTMLFETGHPWITFKDACNVRSPQQHAGVVHSSNLCTEITLNTSDTETAVCNLGSVNLMRHLKDGANGKELDHAKLRKTISVAMRMLDNVIDINYYAVEKARASNMRHRPVGLGLMAFQDSLYELRIPYASQAAVEFADQSMEAICYYAYWASTELAKERGKYDSYTGSLWDRGILPFDTLDLLEKARGGFVEVDRSSTLDWDALRKKIAQDGMRNSNCVAIAPTATISNIVGVDASIEPSFGNLSVKSNLSGEFTVINGYLVRDLKRLGLWDDVMVMDLKHFKGSLHAIDRVPQDVKALYSTAFEVAPSWLVEAASRRQKWIDQAQSLNIYMAGASGKKLDDTYKLAWVRGLKTTYYLRTQSATHVEMSTVNTRQLNSVSSGSDAGGVSAAPAQPVAAAAPATDVRFTPIEDQTCEACQ; this comes from the coding sequence ATGCAAGCTGCGCCCCATCTTTCGTCCGCCGACGCCGCTCAGCGCCCCGTCCAGCCCGCTTCCCCCGCCGAAGCCGCCGACTCCGCAGAGACGCTCACCCACTACCAGATCATCCGCCGCAACGGCGCAGTGGTGCCCTTCGAGCCCCAGAAGATCGCCGTCGCCCTGATGAAAGCCTTCCTCGCAGTGCATGGCACCCAGGGGGCGGCTTCGGCCAGCGTGCGCGAGACGGTGGACGCCCTCACCCAGGGCGTGGTCCGGGCGCTGATGCGCTCGCGTCCCAATGGCGGCACCTTCCATATCGAAGACGTGCAGGACCATGTCGAGCTGGGCCTGATGCGCGGCGAGCACCACGAAGTGGCGCGCGCCTACGTCCTCTACCGCGAACGCCGCACTCAGGAGCGTACGCACCACCAGGAGCAGCTGGCCCCGGCCACGCCCGCCCTGCACGTGATCGACAACGGCCAGCGCGTACAACTCGACATCCTGCGCCTGCACGGCCTCATCGAATCCGCGTGCTCCAACCTGGGTGCAGACATCAAGGCCGGCCCCATCGTCACCGAGACGATGCGCAACCTCTACGACGGCGTGCCCATGGACGAGGTCTACAAGGCCTCCATCCTGGCCGCGCGCACGTTGATCGAAAAGGACCCCGACTACACCTACGCCACCGCACGCCTGCTGCTGCACACCATCGTGCGGGAAGTGCTGGGCCGCGACGTCGTCCCCGCGGACATGAGCGCCGCCTATGCCGCCTATTTCCCTGAGTTCATTCAGAAGGGCGTGGACAACGAACTGCTCGACCCGCGGCTGCTGCAGATGTACGACCTGCACAAGCTCGGCGCGGCACTGAAGGCCGAGCGGGACCAGCAGTTCGATTACCTGGGTCTGCAGACGCTGTACGACCGCTACTTCCTGCACGTGCGCAAGACACGCATCGAACTGCCGCAGGCCTTCTTCATGCGCGTGGCCATGGGCCTGGCATTGAACGAGGTGGATCGCGAAGCCCGCGCCATCGAGTTCTATGAAGTGCTGTCGTCGTTCGACTTCATGTCGTCCACGCCTACCCTGTTCAACAGCGGCACGCTGCGCTCGCAGCTCTCCAGCTGCTACCTGACCACGGTGCCCGACGACCTGGACGGCATCTATGAATCGATCAAGGAAAACGCCCTGCTCTCCAAGTTTGCCGGCGGCCTGGGCAACGACTGGACGCGCGTGCGCGCCCTGGGCTCCCACATCAAGGGCACCAACGGCGAATCGCAGGGCGTGGTGCCTTTCCTGAAGGTGGTGAACGACACCGCCGTGGCGGTGAACCAGGGCGGCAAGCGCAAGGGCGCCGTCTGTACCTACCTGGAAACCTGGCATCTGGACATCGAAGAGTTCCTGGAGCTGCGCAAGAACACCGGCGATGACCGCCGCCGCACGCACGACATGAACACGGCCAACTGGATCCCCGACCTGTTCATGCGCCGCGTGATGGAAAAGGGCACCTGGACGCTGTTCTCGCCCTCCAACGTGCCCGACCTGCACGACCTGTTCGGCGCCGACTTCGAGAAGGCCTATGTGGCCTACGAGGAAAAGGCCGCACGCGGCGAGATCAAGCCCTCGCGCACCATCCAGGCCACCGACCTGTGGCGCAAGATCCTGACGATGCTGTTCGAGACCGGCCACCCCTGGATCACGTTCAAGGACGCCTGCAATGTGCGCTCGCCCCAGCAGCACGCCGGCGTGGTGCACTCGTCCAACCTGTGCACGGAAATCACGCTCAATACCAGCGACACGGAAACGGCCGTCTGCAACCTGGGTTCCGTGAACCTCATGCGCCACCTCAAGGACGGCGCCAACGGCAAGGAACTGGACCACGCCAAGCTGCGCAAGACTATCTCGGTGGCCATGCGCATGCTCGACAACGTCATCGACATCAATTACTACGCCGTCGAAAAGGCCCGTGCCTCCAACATGCGCCACCGTCCGGTGGGCCTGGGCCTCATGGCCTTCCAGGACAGCCTGTACGAACTGCGCATTCCCTACGCCTCCCAGGCGGCAGTGGAATTCGCCGACCAGTCGATGGAAGCCATCTGCTACTACGCCTACTGGGCTTCGACCGAACTGGCCAAGGAACGCGGCAAGTACGACAGCTACACCGGTTCGCTGTGGGACCGCGGCATCCTGCCGTTCGACACGCTGGACCTGCTGGAAAAAGCCCGCGGCGGCTTCGTCGAAGTGGACCGCTCTTCCACGCTGGACTGGGATGCCCTGCGCAAGAAGATCGCGCAGGACGGCATGCGCAACTCCAACTGCGTGGCCATCGCGCCCACCGCCACCATATCCAACATCGTCGGTGTGGACGCGTCCATCGAACCGTCGTTCGGCAACCTGTCCGTGAAATCCAACCTGTCGGGCGAGTTCACCGTGATCAACGGCTACCTGGTCCGTGATCTGAAGCGCCTGGGCCTGTGGGACGATGTGATGGTCATGGACCTCAAGCACTTCAAGGGCTCGCTGCATGCCATCGACCGCGTGCCGCAAGACGTCAAGGCGCTGTACTCCACCGCCTTCGAAGTGGCTCCTTCGTGGCTGGTGGAAGCCGCGTCGCGCCGCCAGAAGTGGATCGACCAGGCCCAGAGCCTGAACATCTACATGGCCGGCGCATCGGGCAAGAAGCTCGACGATACCTACAAGCTCGCCTGGGTGCGCGGCCTCAAGACCACGTACTACCTGCGCACGCAAAGCGCCACCCACGTGGAGATGAGCACCGTGAACACGCGTCAGCTCAACTCCGTGTCCTCCGGCAGCGACGCCGGCGGCGTGAGCGCGGCGCCTGCACAGCCAGTGGCTGCAGCAGCCCCCGCAACCGATGTGCGCTTCACGCCCATCGAAGACCAGACCTGCGAAGCCTGCCAGTGA
- a CDS encoding ribonucleotide-diphosphate reductase subunit beta, which produces MLTWDEEVKPSSQKPTDGGLSNNRQADVPPASFQGAALQPVSGSATDASATPAAAQHRRVNAADKRIINGQTDVNQLVPFKYKWAWEKYLATCANHWMPQEVNMTRDIALWKDPNGLTEDERRIVKRNLGFFVTADSLAANNIVLGTYRHITAPECRQFLLRQAFEEAIHTHAYQYIVESLGLDESEIFNAYNEVASIRNKDEFLIPFIEAIMDPDFKTGTPETDQTLLKSLIVFACLMEGLFFYVGFTQILALGRQNKMTGAAEQYQYILRDESMHCNFGIDLINQLKLENPHLWTAEFKEEIKALFMKAVELEYQYAEDTMPRGVLGMNASMFKGYLRYIANRRATQIGLEALFPNEENPFPWMSEMIDLKKERNFFETRVIEYQSGGALSWD; this is translated from the coding sequence ATGCTGACCTGGGACGAAGAAGTCAAGCCCTCATCGCAAAAACCAACGGACGGCGGTTTGTCCAACAACCGCCAGGCGGACGTTCCGCCGGCGTCTTTTCAAGGCGCTGCACTGCAACCCGTTTCCGGCTCCGCCACCGACGCTTCCGCCACGCCGGCCGCTGCACAGCATCGCCGCGTGAATGCCGCCGACAAGCGCATCATCAACGGCCAGACCGACGTCAATCAGCTCGTTCCCTTCAAGTACAAGTGGGCCTGGGAGAAGTACCTGGCCACCTGCGCCAACCACTGGATGCCGCAGGAAGTAAACATGACGCGCGACATCGCGTTGTGGAAGGACCCGAACGGCCTGACCGAAGACGAGCGCCGCATCGTCAAGCGCAACCTCGGCTTCTTCGTGACGGCGGATTCGCTCGCGGCCAACAACATCGTGCTGGGCACGTACCGCCACATCACCGCTCCCGAGTGCCGCCAGTTCCTGCTGCGCCAGGCCTTCGAGGAAGCGATCCACACGCACGCCTACCAGTACATCGTCGAGTCGCTCGGCCTCGACGAGAGCGAGATCTTCAACGCCTACAACGAGGTCGCGTCGATCCGCAACAAGGATGAATTCCTGATCCCCTTCATCGAGGCGATCATGGACCCGGACTTCAAGACCGGTACGCCCGAGACCGACCAGACGCTGCTCAAGTCGCTGATCGTCTTTGCGTGCCTGATGGAAGGTCTGTTCTTCTACGTCGGCTTCACGCAGATCCTGGCGCTGGGCCGCCAGAACAAGATGACCGGCGCTGCAGAGCAGTACCAGTACATCCTTCGCGACGAGTCGATGCACTGCAACTTCGGCATCGACCTGATCAACCAGCTCAAGCTCGAGAATCCGCACCTGTGGACCGCGGAGTTCAAGGAAGAGATCAAGGCCCTGTTCATGAAGGCGGTCGAACTGGAATACCAGTACGCCGAAGACACCATGCCCCGCGGCGTCCTGGGCATGAATGCATCCATGTTCAAGGGCTACCTGCGCTACATCGCCAACCGGCGCGCCACGCAGATCGGTCTCGAAGCCCTCTTCCCGAACGAAGAGAACCCCTTCCCCTGGATGAGCGAAATGATCGATTTGAAGAAGGAGCGCAACTTCTTCGAAACCCGCGTCATCGAGTACCAATCCGGCGGCGCGCTGTCCTGGGATTAA
- the accB gene encoding acetyl-CoA carboxylase biotin carboxyl carrier protein has product MDLRKLKTLIDLVSESNVSELEITEAEGKVRIVKSGGAVVQQYVAAPVPAPVAAAAPAAAPAAAAAEAPAAAQVTGHVVKSPMVGTFYRASSPGAKSFVEVGSQVKEGDTICIIEAMKILNEIEADKSGTVTRILGENGQAVEYGQPLFIIE; this is encoded by the coding sequence ATGGATTTGCGCAAACTCAAGACCCTGATCGATCTGGTGTCCGAGTCGAACGTCTCAGAACTCGAAATCACCGAAGCCGAAGGCAAGGTCCGCATCGTCAAGAGTGGGGGCGCTGTCGTTCAGCAATACGTGGCGGCCCCCGTGCCCGCACCCGTGGCGGCGGCCGCACCAGCGGCGGCGCCCGCAGCAGCGGCTGCCGAGGCACCTGCCGCAGCCCAGGTGACGGGCCATGTGGTCAAGTCGCCGATGGTCGGCACGTTCTATCGCGCTTCGAGCCCGGGTGCCAAGTCCTTCGTCGAGGTCGGCAGCCAGGTCAAGGAAGGCGACACCATCTGCATCATCGAGGCGATGAAGATCCTCAATGAGATCGAGGCCGACAAGTCCGGCACCGTGACCCGTATCCTGGGTGAGAACGGCCAGGCCGTCGAGTACGGCCAGCCGCTGTTCATCATCGAGTGA
- a CDS encoding carbohydrate kinase family protein — protein sequence MAVLICGSLAFDTIMTFEGRFAEQILPEQLHILNVSFLVPSLRRDFGGCAGNIAYSLKLLGGDPLPMATLGTDGADYLQRLQDLGIDTRHVGRVEDTFTAQALIMTDRDNNQITAFHPGAMMQAHSNRVEAAPEVKLGIVAPDGRDAMVQHAAQFAAAGIPFVFDPGQGLPMFNGEELSRFVEQADWVTVNDYEGKMLCERTGWSLAELSRKVRGLVVTLGAEGCDVWEQGIATRVPPAAPAQVVDPTGCGDAWRGALLFGLEREWSLARCAELGNRLGALKIAQRGPQNYRLDFPQPV from the coding sequence ATGGCCGTTCTGATTTGTGGTTCCCTGGCTTTCGACACCATCATGACCTTCGAGGGCCGCTTCGCGGAGCAGATCCTGCCGGAGCAGTTGCACATCCTCAATGTGTCCTTCCTCGTCCCATCGCTGCGGCGTGACTTTGGGGGCTGTGCCGGCAACATCGCCTACAGCCTCAAGTTGCTGGGCGGCGATCCGCTGCCCATGGCCACGCTCGGCACCGACGGTGCGGACTACCTGCAGCGCCTGCAGGATCTGGGCATCGATACGCGCCATGTGGGACGGGTGGAAGACACGTTCACGGCGCAGGCGCTGATCATGACGGACCGCGACAACAACCAGATCACCGCCTTCCACCCGGGAGCCATGATGCAGGCCCATAGCAACCGCGTGGAAGCGGCGCCGGAGGTGAAGCTGGGCATCGTGGCACCCGACGGGCGCGATGCCATGGTGCAGCACGCGGCCCAGTTCGCTGCCGCGGGCATTCCGTTCGTGTTCGATCCCGGCCAAGGGCTGCCCATGTTCAACGGCGAAGAGCTCTCGCGCTTCGTCGAGCAGGCCGATTGGGTCACGGTGAATGACTACGAAGGCAAGATGCTGTGCGAACGCACGGGCTGGAGCTTGGCAGAGCTGTCGCGCAAGGTGCGGGGACTGGTCGTCACCCTCGGGGCGGAGGGCTGCGACGTCTGGGAGCAGGGCATCGCCACCCGCGTACCACCCGCGGCGCCGGCCCAGGTGGTGGACCCCACCGGCTGCGGTGACGCTTGGCGGGGTGCGCTTCTCTTCGGCCTGGAGCGGGAATGGTCGCTGGCGCGCTGTGCTGAACTCGGCAACCGTCTGGGCGCGCTGAAGATCGCCCAGCGTGGACCGCAAAACTACCGTCTGGATTTTCCACAGCCTGTCTGA
- the prmA gene encoding 50S ribosomal protein L11 methyltransferase, producing the protein MFELSLLCPEDRVESLSDALEALEALSVSVEDADAQTDAEQALFGEPGMPPPKEGWQRSRMVALFPAEAAAQEARTLLEAQDFFEGCRTLGIAAVQDQDWVRLTQSQFAPVDITPDFWIVPTWHDLPAAATRSIRLDPGLAFGTGTHPTTRMCLRWIARQGAQAGGAAGLGRVLDYGCGSGILAIGAAKFGAIEIDAVDIDSAAVESTLQNAEANSVQLHAGLPDRAQGVYETVLANILATPLKVLAPLLCAHVAPGGHLVLAGILERQAQELKDAYAPWLALEVADAEDGWILMTARR; encoded by the coding sequence ATGTTTGAGCTGAGCCTGTTGTGCCCCGAGGACCGGGTGGAGTCCCTGAGCGATGCGCTGGAGGCACTGGAGGCGCTGAGCGTTTCGGTGGAAGACGCGGACGCGCAGACCGACGCCGAGCAGGCGCTGTTTGGCGAACCCGGCATGCCGCCGCCCAAGGAGGGCTGGCAGCGCAGCCGCATGGTCGCGCTGTTCCCTGCCGAAGCGGCGGCGCAGGAAGCCCGGACCCTGCTGGAGGCGCAGGATTTCTTCGAGGGCTGCCGCACGCTTGGCATCGCGGCGGTGCAGGACCAGGACTGGGTCCGTCTGACGCAGTCGCAGTTCGCACCGGTCGACATCACGCCCGATTTCTGGATCGTGCCGACCTGGCATGACCTGCCTGCGGCCGCGACCCGCAGCATCCGGCTCGACCCGGGGCTGGCGTTCGGGACCGGTACCCATCCCACGACCCGCATGTGCCTGCGCTGGATCGCGCGCCAGGGTGCTCAGGCCGGTGGTGCCGCAGGCCTGGGCCGCGTGCTCGATTACGGCTGTGGCTCGGGCATCCTGGCGATCGGCGCTGCGAAGTTCGGTGCGATCGAGATCGACGCGGTCGACATCGATTCTGCGGCGGTGGAGTCCACGCTGCAGAACGCCGAAGCCAACAGCGTGCAGTTGCACGCCGGCCTGCCGGACCGCGCCCAAGGCGTTTATGAAACGGTGCTGGCCAATATCCTGGCCACCCCGCTGAAGGTGCTGGCGCCGCTGCTGTGCGCGCATGTGGCGCCAGGGGGCCACCTGGTGCTGGCCGGCATTCTTGAGCGGCAGGCCCAGGAGCTGAAGGACGCCTACGCGCCTTGGCTAGCGCTGGAGGTGGCGGACGCTGAGGATGGCTGGATTCTGATGACGGCCAGGCGCTGA
- a CDS encoding histone, translating into MATAKKTAAKKAAPAKKAVAAKKAAPAKKAVAAKKAAPAKKAAAPAKKAAPAKKAVAAKKAAPAKKAAAPAKKAAPAKKAVAAKKAAPAKKAAAPAKKAAPAKKAVAAKKAAPAKKAAAPAKKAAPAKKAVAAKKTAPAKKAAAPAKKAAAPAKKAAAPAKKAAAPAAKKPAPKKAAKAPAAAPAPAAQTTLNPQAAWPFPTGGKP; encoded by the coding sequence ATGGCAACTGCGAAAAAAACCGCCGCGAAGAAGGCTGCCCCCGCCAAGAAGGCTGTGGCAGCAAAGAAGGCCGCTCCCGCCAAGAAGGCCGTAGCAGCGAAGAAGGCAGCGCCGGCCAAGAAGGCCGCGGCACCTGCAAAGAAGGCCGCCCCCGCCAAGAAGGCCGTAGCAGCGAAGAAGGCAGCACCGGCCAAGAAGGCTGCAGCACCTGCAAAGAAGGCCGCTCCCGCCAAGAAGGCCGTAGCAGCGAAGAAGGCAGCACCGGCCAAGAAGGCCGCAGCACCTGCAAAGAAGGCCGCTCCCGCCAAGAAGGCCGTAGCAGCGAAGAAGGCAGCACCGGCCAAGAAGGCTGCAGCACCTGCAAAGAAGGCCGCTCCCGCCAAGAAGGCCGTAGCAGCGAAAAAGACAGCACCGGCCAAGAAGGCTGCAGCACCTGCAAAGAAGGCCGCTGCGCCTGCCAAGAAGGCTGCTGCTCCGGCGAAGAAGGCTGCCGCACCCGCTGCCAAGAAGCCTGCACCCAAGAAGGCGGCCAAGGCGCCTGCTGCGGCCCCTGCCCCTGCAGCACAGACCACGCTGAACCCCCAGGCCGCCTGGCCGTTCCCCACGGGCGGCAAGCCGTAA
- the ampD gene encoding 1,6-anhydro-N-acetylmuramyl-L-alanine amidase AmpD: MTTKPDPTGDTQGAWDGGRYLPARYLASPNFGPRPLSAAVDLVVVHSISLPPGQYGTGCVQQLFTNRLDWDAHPYFQSIRGLQVSAHFFVTREGVIWQFVDCDQRAWHAGPSSYRGRENCNDDSIGIELEGLEGQCFEEAQYASLTALCQDIALRYPIAHIAGHEDIAPGRKQDPGAGFRWERLRDGLGWPVARFPRRR, translated from the coding sequence ATGACGACGAAACCTGATCCCACCGGCGACACGCAAGGCGCATGGGACGGCGGGCGCTACCTACCGGCCCGCTACCTGGCCTCACCCAACTTCGGCCCCCGACCACTGAGCGCGGCAGTGGACCTGGTCGTCGTGCACTCGATCAGCCTGCCCCCGGGCCAGTACGGCACGGGCTGCGTCCAGCAGCTCTTCACCAACCGCTTGGACTGGGATGCCCACCCCTACTTCCAGAGCATCCGAGGCCTGCAGGTATCCGCGCACTTTTTCGTCACACGCGAGGGCGTCATCTGGCAGTTCGTGGACTGCGATCAGCGCGCGTGGCATGCCGGCCCCTCCAGCTACCGTGGGCGAGAGAATTGCAACGACGATTCCATCGGCATCGAACTGGAAGGCCTGGAGGGCCAGTGCTTCGAGGAAGCGCAGTACGCGTCCCTCACTGCCTTGTGCCAGGACATCGCCTTGCGCTACCCGATTGCGCACATCGCCGGTCACGAAGATATCGCTCCAGGACGCAAGCAGGATCCGGGGGCCGGCTTTCGCTGGGAGCGGTTGCGGGATGGATTGGGCTGGCCTGTGGCGCGTTTCCCACGCCGCCGCTGA
- the accC gene encoding acetyl-CoA carboxylase biotin carboxylase subunit produces the protein MFKKILVANRGEIALRIQRACRELGVKAVMVYSEADRDAKYVKLAEEAVCIGPAPSPLSYLNMPAIISAAEVTDAEAIHPGYGFLSENADFAERVEKSGFQFIGPTPDSIRTMGDKVSAKQAMIRAGVPCVPGSDGELPDDPVQIRRIAKTVGYPVIIKAAGGGGGRGMRVVHTEAALVNAVQMTKAEAGAAFGNPAVYMEKFLQNPRHIEIQVLADKHRNAVYLGERDCSMQRRHQKVIEEAPAPGIPRKLIEKIGERCVAACKKIGYRGAGTFEFLYENGEFYFIEMNTRVQVEHPVTELITGVDIVKTQIMVAAGEKLPFTQRQIEIRGHAIECRVNAEDPYKFIPSPGRITMWHAPGGPGVRVDSHAYTNYYVPPNYDSMIGKIIVHGDTREEALARMRTALSETVIEGINTNVPLHRELMVDAKFMAGGTNIHYLEEWLSHHKR, from the coding sequence ATGTTTAAAAAGATTCTTGTCGCCAACCGCGGCGAAATCGCCCTGCGTATCCAGCGCGCGTGCCGCGAGCTGGGCGTCAAGGCGGTGATGGTCTATTCCGAAGCCGATCGCGACGCCAAGTACGTCAAGCTGGCGGAAGAGGCCGTGTGCATCGGCCCCGCGCCTTCGCCGCTGTCCTACCTCAACATGCCGGCCATCATTTCGGCCGCCGAGGTGACGGATGCCGAGGCCATCCACCCCGGCTACGGATTCCTGTCTGAGAATGCCGATTTCGCCGAACGGGTGGAGAAGAGTGGCTTCCAGTTCATCGGGCCGACGCCTGATTCGATCCGCACCATGGGTGACAAGGTGTCTGCCAAGCAGGCCATGATCCGTGCGGGCGTGCCCTGCGTGCCCGGCTCGGACGGCGAACTGCCTGACGATCCGGTGCAGATCCGCCGCATCGCCAAGACCGTCGGCTATCCCGTCATCATCAAGGCCGCAGGCGGCGGTGGTGGGCGCGGCATGCGCGTGGTCCATACCGAGGCTGCTCTGGTCAATGCGGTGCAGATGACCAAGGCCGAGGCGGGCGCCGCATTCGGCAATCCTGCCGTATACATGGAGAAGTTCCTCCAGAACCCGCGCCACATCGAGATCCAGGTGCTGGCCGACAAGCACCGCAATGCCGTGTACCTGGGCGAGCGCGACTGCTCCATGCAGCGCCGCCACCAGAAGGTGATCGAAGAGGCGCCGGCGCCGGGCATTCCACGCAAGCTGATCGAGAAGATCGGCGAGCGCTGCGTGGCCGCGTGCAAGAAGATCGGCTACCGCGGTGCGGGCACGTTCGAGTTCCTGTACGAGAACGGCGAGTTCTACTTCATCGAGATGAACACGCGCGTGCAGGTCGAGCACCCGGTGACCGAGCTGATCACCGGCGTGGACATCGTGAAGACGCAGATCATGGTCGCCGCCGGCGAGAAGCTGCCGTTCACGCAGCGCCAGATCGAGATCCGCGGCCACGCCATCGAGTGCCGCGTGAACGCCGAAGACCCGTACAAGTTCATCCCATCGCCCGGCCGCATCACCATGTGGCATGCGCCGGGTGGCCCGGGCGTGCGTGTGGACTCGCATGCCTATACGAACTACTACGTGCCGCCGAACTACGACTCGATGATCGGCAAGATCATCGTGCACGGCGACACCCGCGAGGAGGCCCTGGCGCGCATGCGCACCGCCCTGTCCGAGACGGTGATCGAAGGCATCAACACGAACGTGCCGCTGCATCGCGAGCTGATGGTCGACGCCAAGTTCATGGCCGGCGGCACCAACATCCATTACCTGGAAGAGTGGCTGTCGCACCACAAGCGTTGA